One genomic window of Micromonospora sp. WMMD1128 includes the following:
- a CDS encoding class I SAM-dependent methyltransferase, which translates to MSQLFGETAGTYHEARPGYPTEVADAIRAYHGGPPGTLVEVGAGTGLATAALLGLGAATTCVEPDARMARVLAERLPDVEVVTATFEQWSPPFGGVDALACAMAWHWLDPATRNRRAHDALRPGGTLAVLGHRYAYVEAAQAEAIRVAFSTADPADRGDRPDGWFRDDIADSGFFTDVRLDRFRRAVPLDTAAYLRLVDTFSPQLRRPPELRARVRAAVGAAVDGFGGTVVLDLRTALALARRPA; encoded by the coding sequence ATGTCGCAACTGTTCGGGGAGACCGCCGGCACCTACCACGAGGCCCGTCCGGGCTATCCGACCGAGGTCGCCGACGCGATCCGCGCCTACCACGGCGGGCCGCCCGGCACGCTTGTCGAGGTCGGCGCCGGCACCGGCCTGGCCACCGCGGCGCTGCTCGGGCTCGGTGCGGCCACCACCTGCGTCGAGCCGGACGCGCGGATGGCCCGCGTGCTCGCCGAGCGGCTTCCGGATGTCGAGGTGGTGACGGCGACCTTCGAGCAGTGGAGCCCACCGTTCGGCGGTGTCGACGCGTTGGCCTGCGCGATGGCCTGGCACTGGCTCGACCCGGCCACCCGCAACCGGCGCGCCCACGACGCGCTGCGCCCGGGCGGCACACTCGCCGTCCTCGGCCACCGCTACGCCTACGTCGAGGCGGCGCAGGCCGAGGCGATCCGGGTCGCGTTCAGCACCGCCGACCCCGCCGACCGGGGCGACCGTCCCGACGGCTGGTTCCGCGACGACATCGCCGACAGCGGCTTCTTCACCGACGTGCGGCTGGACCGGTTCCGCCGCGCCGTGCCGCTGGACACCGCGGCGTACCTGCGGCTTGTCGACACGTTCTCGCCGCAGTTGCGCCGCCCGCCGGAGCTGCGCGCGCGGGTCCGGGCCGCGGTCGGCGCGGCGGTCGACGGCTTCGGCGGCACCGTCGTACTGGACCTTCGCACCGCGCTCGCCCTGGCCCGCCGTCCGGCCTGA
- a CDS encoding NUDIX domain-containing protein, which produces MELPRDFPVVERTAVRVVVLDAADRVLLFHTRDPEHPDLGVWWELPGGGLDPGETYREAAVRELREETGIVVAADDIGAPSWRRRASFRHRQRRHLQDEVVVPVRLPRPGPEVDGAYRLDYEVEDYFGFRWWPLAEVLADRPRCYPGRLPELLPAFLAGEEIDEPFELWS; this is translated from the coding sequence ATGGAGTTGCCTCGCGATTTTCCGGTGGTGGAGCGCACCGCGGTACGGGTGGTGGTGCTCGACGCCGCCGACCGGGTGCTGCTGTTCCACACCCGCGACCCGGAACACCCCGACCTGGGGGTGTGGTGGGAGCTGCCCGGCGGCGGGCTGGACCCGGGCGAGACGTACCGGGAGGCGGCCGTGCGCGAGCTGCGCGAGGAGACCGGCATCGTGGTGGCGGCGGACGACATCGGCGCGCCCAGCTGGCGGCGACGCGCCAGTTTCCGGCACCGGCAGCGGCGGCACCTCCAGGACGAGGTGGTGGTGCCGGTGCGGCTGCCCAGGCCCGGTCCGGAGGTGGACGGGGCGTACCGGCTGGACTACGAGGTGGAGGACTATTTCGGGTTCCGCTGGTGGCCGCTTGCCGAGGTGCTCGCCGACCGACCGCGCTGCTACCCCGGTCGCCTGCCGGAGCTGCTGCCGGCGTTCCTCGCCGGCGAGGAGATCGACGAGCCGTTCGAGCTGTGGTCCTGA
- a CDS encoding DUF2277 domain-containing protein: protein MCRNIRVLHNFEPPATDDEIEAAALQYVRKVSGATRPSTANEKAFDEAVRAVTAATRTLLDQLVTKAPSRDREVEAAKAKARAAERYGPRAATS, encoded by the coding sequence ATGTGCCGCAACATTCGCGTGCTCCACAACTTCGAGCCGCCCGCCACCGACGACGAGATCGAAGCCGCCGCCCTGCAATATGTGCGCAAGGTCAGCGGCGCGACCCGGCCGTCCACGGCCAACGAGAAGGCGTTCGACGAGGCGGTCCGCGCGGTCACCGCGGCCACCCGGACGCTGCTGGACCAGCTCGTGACGAAGGCGCCGTCCCGGGACCGTGAGGTGGAGGCCGCGAAGGCGAAGGCGCGCGCGGCCGAACGGTACGGCCCGCGGGCGGCGACGTCCTGA
- a CDS encoding type II toxin-antitoxin system PemK/MazF family toxin: MAGLLKNVASRLGRLTGGAAAPTRTGGPIPAQVARRRQVSALQRRELSYAPEPDGQADPGEIVWTWVPYEDDPRQGKDRPVLVVGRHSRTLYGLMLSSQSDRDGQRHWLSLGPGEWDREKRPSWVRLDRVLTMREDSIRREGAVLDRPRFDRVGQALRAGYGWR; this comes from the coding sequence GTGGCAGGACTGTTGAAGAACGTGGCGTCCCGGCTCGGCCGGCTGACCGGGGGCGCCGCCGCGCCGACCCGCACCGGCGGGCCGATCCCGGCCCAGGTCGCGCGGCGACGCCAGGTCAGCGCGTTGCAGCGCCGCGAGCTGTCGTACGCCCCGGAGCCGGACGGGCAGGCGGATCCGGGCGAGATCGTGTGGACCTGGGTGCCCTACGAGGACGATCCCCGGCAGGGCAAGGACCGGCCGGTGCTGGTGGTGGGCCGGCACAGCCGCACCCTGTACGGGCTGATGCTGTCCAGCCAGAGCGACCGGGACGGCCAGCGGCACTGGCTGTCGCTCGGCCCGGGGGAGTGGGACCGGGAGAAGCGGCCCAGTTGGGTGCGCCTCGACCGGGTGCTCACCATGCGCGAGGACAGCATCCGCCGCGAGGGCGCGGTGTTGGACCGGCCCCGGTTCGACCGGGTCGGCCAGGCGTTGCGCGCCGGCTACGGCTGGCGCTGA
- a CDS encoding GGDEF domain-containing protein: protein MPDPMTVASGVSAAGALVSAWQMRRRALRAEAEIKLLESELAAERHAASHDPLTGLPNRRAFFRLAATLLTDPGGQPLVAVILDLDGFKQVNDRFGHAAGDQVLISVAQRFAAFAGNNLVARLGGDEFAGLLASPTADRRWIEHATRRLCEALAAPIPLGGRSIRVTASVGLAPVHSPAQLTDALCRADAAMYEAKTLGAAPVHRQLVAEH from the coding sequence GTGCCGGATCCGATGACCGTCGCCTCCGGCGTCTCCGCCGCAGGCGCGCTGGTGTCCGCCTGGCAGATGCGTCGGCGGGCCCTGCGCGCCGAGGCCGAGATCAAGCTGCTCGAATCCGAACTGGCCGCCGAACGGCACGCCGCCAGCCACGACCCGCTCACCGGCCTGCCCAACCGCCGGGCCTTCTTCCGGCTGGCCGCCACTCTGCTCACCGACCCCGGCGGTCAACCGCTGGTGGCGGTGATCCTCGACCTCGACGGGTTCAAACAGGTAAATGATCGCTTCGGGCACGCCGCCGGGGACCAGGTTCTGATCAGCGTGGCCCAGCGGTTCGCCGCGTTCGCCGGCAACAACCTGGTGGCCCGGCTCGGCGGCGACGAGTTCGCCGGCCTGCTGGCCAGCCCGACCGCCGACCGGCGGTGGATCGAGCACGCCACCCGCCGGCTCTGCGAGGCGCTCGCCGCGCCGATCCCGCTCGGCGGTCGCAGCATCCGGGTCACCGCCTCGGTCGGGCTCGCCCCGGTGCACAGCCCCGCCCAGCTCACCGACGCGCTCTGCCGCGCCGACGCCGCCATGTACGAGGCGAAGACGCTCGGTGCCGCCCCCGTGCACCGCCAGCTCGTCGCCGAGCACTGA
- a CDS encoding TetR/AcrR family transcriptional regulator, translated as MDGRHSTLREQRRAETQRMIQAHAVRLFVERGYDGTTVNDVAEAAGVSPMTVYRHFPTKEDLVLLDQNGPLVAERIAATPAGQPLVRRIGAALVDSARTLTEGDDRFLLARLRLMISTPALRARHLDNHHLLQQAIVNGLGGDNDGPEAAFHAAAAASACLAAMHTALVRWAEDDGRDDLGDLITQAFAAAFGDQAEAPGQSGAAAGSRRRRATGGTPAHP; from the coding sequence ATGGACGGGCGGCACTCCACACTGCGGGAGCAACGACGGGCCGAGACGCAGCGCATGATCCAGGCGCACGCGGTGCGGTTGTTCGTCGAGCGCGGGTATGACGGCACGACCGTGAACGACGTCGCCGAGGCGGCGGGCGTGTCACCGATGACGGTCTACCGGCACTTCCCGACGAAGGAGGATCTCGTGCTGCTCGACCAGAACGGTCCGCTTGTCGCCGAGCGGATCGCCGCGACGCCGGCCGGGCAACCACTGGTGCGCCGCATCGGCGCCGCGCTCGTCGACTCGGCACGCACGCTGACCGAGGGTGACGACAGGTTCCTGCTGGCCCGCCTGCGGCTGATGATCTCGACGCCCGCCCTGCGCGCCCGGCACCTGGACAACCACCACCTGCTGCAACAGGCCATCGTGAACGGCCTCGGGGGCGACAACGACGGCCCGGAGGCGGCCTTCCACGCGGCGGCGGCGGCCAGCGCCTGCCTGGCCGCCATGCACACCGCGCTGGTCCGGTGGGCGGAGGATGACGGCCGCGACGACCTGGGCGACCTGATCACGCAGGCGTTCGCGGCGGCCTTCGGCGACCAGGCCGAGGCTCCAGGTCAAAGCGGCGCGGCAGCCGGATCGCGGCGCCGCCGAGCGACCGGAGGGACGCCGGCACACCCGTGA
- a CDS encoding DUF397 domain-containing protein has translation MQPPPNGVPVPHLPPMRWLKSRRSNPSGNCVELAELPGGSGIAVRNSRHPEGPALIYTVEEIAAFVLGARDGDFDHLIPPSRTRD, from the coding sequence ATGCAACCGCCTCCGAACGGCGTACCCGTGCCCCACCTGCCCCCGATGAGGTGGTTGAAGAGCCGCCGCAGCAATCCCAGCGGCAACTGTGTCGAGCTGGCCGAGCTGCCCGGCGGCAGCGGCATCGCGGTGCGCAACTCCCGGCACCCCGAGGGGCCGGCGCTGATCTACACCGTCGAGGAGATCGCGGCGTTCGTGCTCGGCGCCCGGGACGGGGACTTCGACCACCTGATCCCGCCGTCCCGTACACGGGACTGA
- a CDS encoding helix-turn-helix transcriptional regulator, whose protein sequence is MTTVPVEGGPTSGPTVLRMLLGAQLRRLREGAGVSRESAGWEIRSSESKISRMELGRVGFKERDVADLLTLYGVTAPGDRDALLKLARDANSPGWWHRYSDVLPAWFQSYLGLEAATALIRTYEVQFVPGLLQTAAYAREVILLGHRGASAAELDRRVDLRMERQGLLRRANPPQLWAVLDEAVLRRPIGGAAVMREQLDALIEATAAPHVRLQIVPFTAGGHAAASGAFSILRFGDEDLPDIVYIEQLTSAIYLDKRDDLDYYAEAMERLCVEAAPPERTREMLARIRDELYPA, encoded by the coding sequence GTGACGACGGTGCCTGTCGAGGGCGGACCGACGAGTGGTCCGACAGTGCTGCGCATGCTGCTCGGGGCGCAGCTACGCCGCCTACGGGAGGGCGCCGGGGTCAGCCGGGAGAGCGCCGGCTGGGAGATCCGCTCCTCCGAGTCCAAGATCAGCCGGATGGAGCTGGGCCGGGTCGGCTTCAAGGAGCGCGACGTGGCCGACCTGCTCACGCTCTACGGGGTCACCGCGCCGGGCGACCGCGACGCGCTGCTCAAGCTGGCCCGGGACGCGAACAGCCCGGGCTGGTGGCACCGCTACAGCGACGTGCTCCCCGCCTGGTTCCAGTCCTACCTGGGGCTGGAGGCCGCCACCGCGCTGATCCGCACGTACGAGGTGCAGTTCGTGCCCGGCCTGTTGCAGACCGCCGCGTACGCCCGGGAGGTGATCCTGCTCGGGCATCGCGGCGCCTCGGCGGCGGAGCTGGACCGCCGGGTCGACCTGCGGATGGAGCGCCAGGGGCTGCTGCGCCGCGCCAACCCCCCACAGCTGTGGGCGGTGCTGGACGAGGCCGTGCTGCGCCGGCCGATCGGCGGCGCCGCGGTGATGCGTGAGCAACTGGACGCGCTGATCGAGGCGACCGCGGCGCCGCACGTGCGGCTCCAGATCGTCCCGTTCACCGCCGGCGGGCACGCCGCCGCCAGCGGCGCCTTCAGCATCCTGCGCTTCGGCGACGAGGACCTGCCCGACATCGTCTACATCGAGCAGCTCACCAGCGCCATCTACCTCGACAAGCGCGACGACCTCGACTACTACGCGGAGGCGATGGAGCGGCTGTGCGTCGAGGCCGCGCCCCCGGAGCGCACCCGCGAGATGCTGGCCCGCATCCGCGACGAGCTCTACCCGGCCTGA
- a CDS encoding DinB family protein, which produces MPSFPPTFADRVVALPARTQFEAFLDEHRYALNACLDGLTEEQTRRSLVASRTTLLGLVKHATFVEKVWFDQAVRCRSRAEIGIPENSEESFLLDADDTIATVRRAHRDACEASRRATSALGLDDVVRGHRRGPLPLRWVYLHVLRELAQHCGHADILREQILDGGRQPASSAGTSSGSVTQAE; this is translated from the coding sequence ATGCCTTCCTTCCCGCCCACCTTCGCCGACCGGGTCGTCGCGCTGCCGGCCCGTACCCAGTTCGAGGCGTTCCTCGACGAGCACCGGTACGCGCTCAACGCCTGCCTGGACGGGCTGACCGAGGAGCAGACACGCCGATCGTTGGTGGCCTCCCGGACCACGCTGCTGGGTCTGGTGAAACACGCGACCTTCGTGGAGAAGGTCTGGTTCGACCAGGCCGTCAGGTGCCGGTCGCGCGCCGAGATCGGCATCCCGGAGAACTCGGAGGAGTCGTTCCTCCTCGACGCCGACGACACGATCGCCACCGTCCGGCGGGCGCACCGCGATGCCTGCGAGGCGTCCCGCCGGGCCACGTCCGCCCTGGGGCTGGACGACGTCGTTCGGGGGCACCGGCGGGGCCCGCTTCCGCTGCGGTGGGTGTATCTGCACGTGCTGCGCGAGCTCGCCCAGCACTGTGGACACGCGGACATCCTCCGCGAACAGATCCTCGACGGTGGTCGTCAGCCGGCCTCGTCGGCGGGCACGTCCTCCGGGTCGGTGACCCAGGCGGAATAG
- a CDS encoding SDR family oxidoreductase, producing the protein MNDLIGRTALVTGASRGIGQAIAVRLAARGAVVIAHHGTGAGGATETVDRITRAGGAAYPVGAELGVDGDVETLFAGVQEHLAGQPLDILVNNAAAPPAGPLGATTRAAFDHLFAVNVRAPYFIIERALPLLRDGGRIITLSSVATRMANATQTSFAMTKGAVETMTRTLANQLGARGVTVNAVAPGATRTPTNGPVFATPGLVELIAGMTALDRLGSPGDVADVVAFLASDAARWITGQVIDASGGLFLGPRP; encoded by the coding sequence ATGAACGATCTGATCGGCAGGACGGCGCTCGTCACGGGCGCCTCGCGCGGCATCGGGCAGGCCATCGCGGTCCGGCTGGCGGCGCGGGGCGCGGTCGTCATCGCCCACCACGGCACCGGCGCGGGCGGCGCGACGGAGACGGTCGACCGGATCACCCGGGCCGGCGGCGCCGCGTACCCCGTCGGCGCGGAACTGGGCGTGGACGGCGACGTCGAGACGCTGTTCGCGGGCGTCCAGGAGCACCTGGCCGGGCAACCGCTCGACATCCTGGTCAACAACGCGGCGGCGCCACCCGCCGGTCCGCTCGGCGCCACCACGCGAGCCGCGTTCGACCACCTGTTCGCGGTCAACGTGCGGGCGCCGTACTTCATCATCGAACGGGCGTTGCCCCTGCTCCGCGACGGCGGCCGGATCATCACCCTCTCGTCCGTGGCGACCCGGATGGCGAACGCCACCCAGACCTCGTTCGCCATGACCAAGGGCGCGGTCGAGACGATGACCCGGACCCTGGCCAACCAGCTCGGCGCCCGGGGCGTCACGGTGAACGCGGTCGCGCCCGGCGCCACCCGCACCCCGACGAACGGGCCGGTCTTCGCGACACCCGGCCTGGTCGAGTTGATCGCCGGCATGACGGCGCTCGACCGGCTGGGCAGCCCCGGCGACGTCGCCGACGTGGTCGCGTTCCTCGCCTCCGACGCCGCACGGTGGATCACCGGCCAGGTCATCGACGCCAGCGGCGGCCTGTTCCTGGGCCCCCGCCCCTGA